A portion of the Lysinibacillus timonensis genome contains these proteins:
- a CDS encoding amino acid ABC transporter permease has product MNNSFQFEWSAMVDALPTLMQGVKFTLLISFLGILLGFLVGIVVGLARVSTNKLIYSIATIYVEVIRGTPLMVQALWIYFALPLIFGIRIDPLVAGVATIAINAGAYISEIIRGAIQGVDKGQTEAGRSLGLSKIKTFLYIVWPQAFKSALPALGNQFIISLKDTSLLTVIGVGELTRQGTIVVSTNFRAVEVYTMVAILYLVMTLSISLLLRFMERKMKTE; this is encoded by the coding sequence ATGAATAATTCGTTCCAATTTGAATGGTCAGCAATGGTAGACGCTTTGCCAACATTAATGCAAGGTGTTAAATTTACGTTACTAATTTCGTTCCTTGGTATTTTATTAGGATTTTTAGTTGGGATTGTTGTGGGACTTGCACGAGTTTCAACGAATAAATTAATTTATAGTATTGCTACAATCTATGTAGAAGTCATTCGTGGTACACCATTAATGGTTCAAGCTTTATGGATTTACTTTGCGTTACCACTTATTTTTGGTATTCGAATCGATCCATTGGTAGCGGGTGTTGCAACAATAGCAATTAACGCAGGTGCTTATATCTCTGAAATTATTCGTGGTGCTATTCAAGGTGTTGATAAAGGTCAAACAGAAGCAGGGCGTTCATTAGGTTTATCAAAAATTAAAACTTTTCTTTACATAGTTTGGCCCCAAGCATTTAAAAGTGCTTTACCGGCATTAGGTAACCAATTTATTATTAGTTTAAAGGATACATCGTTGCTTACAGTAATTGGTGTAGGTGAATTAACACGTCAAGGGACTATAGTTGTTTCTACTAACTTCCGAGCAGTTGAAGTTTATACAATGGTTGCAATATTATACTTAGTTATGACCTTATCTATTTCACTTCTGCTACGTTTTATGGAAAGGAAGATGAAGACTGAATGA
- the tsaB gene encoding tRNA (adenosine(37)-N6)-threonylcarbamoyltransferase complex dimerization subunit type 1 TsaB gives MIWLGIETSNSPLSIAIVKDGQVLAEVVQNIKLTHSVTVMPTIEELIQKVKLKPNDIDAIAVSEGPGSYTGLRIGVTIAKTLAWTLKKPLVGVSSLRVVAANANLFNGLICSLFDARRQNVYVGVYKGEQLELVINDQHMHIDELLLRLRELNEPVLFIGNDVVQFQSQITGQLGELASFTSSINHLPRSSKLIELAINVPLPDLEDVHTFVPKYHRLAQAEAEWMKEQKKEQG, from the coding sequence ATGATCTGGCTAGGTATTGAAACGTCCAATTCTCCGCTGTCTATTGCAATTGTAAAAGATGGACAAGTATTAGCGGAAGTGGTACAAAATATAAAATTAACTCATTCAGTAACAGTAATGCCAACAATTGAAGAACTAATACAGAAAGTAAAGTTAAAGCCAAATGATATTGACGCGATTGCAGTATCAGAAGGTCCTGGTTCATATACAGGCTTACGAATTGGTGTAACGATAGCTAAGACTCTTGCATGGACTTTGAAAAAACCTTTAGTTGGAGTGTCGAGTTTAAGGGTAGTTGCGGCAAATGCTAATCTATTCAATGGACTCATTTGCTCACTATTCGATGCAAGAAGGCAAAACGTTTATGTAGGCGTATATAAAGGTGAACAACTGGAACTAGTAATAAATGATCAACATATGCATATTGATGAGCTATTACTAAGGTTAAGGGAGCTGAATGAACCTGTTTTATTTATAGGGAATGATGTGGTCCAATTCCAAAGTCAAATAACTGGGCAATTGGGAGAACTAGCTTCATTTACATCTTCAATTAATCACCTACCAAGGTCTTCCAAGTTAATTGAATTAGCAATAAATGTACCACTACCTGATCTAGAGGATGTACATACATTTGTACCGAAATACCATCGTTTAGCTCAAGCGGAAGCTGAATGGATGAAAGAACAGAAAAAGGAGCAGGGGTAA
- a CDS encoding transporter substrate-binding domain-containing protein has protein sequence MKKSLILLIVAAFALVLAACGSGGSTSESTNETNTNETNTSGTTTAETTEGKKLNIAVDTSYVPFSYLDSASGEYTGFDIDIIKALAEEAGLEYEISPMDFSGIIPALQTNNIDVGIAAMTINEERKQVVDFTDGYYDSGLYVLVREDETEINSVEDLVGKKVATKQGTVGYDYAVAIEGVGEVTPFPNIDQAYMELDKDATDAVIFDSPNIAYYAATTGAGKVKVVGDLLEGQEFGIAFPKGSEYRDVFNEALKAIKENGTYDEIYTKWFGESSN, from the coding sequence ATGAAAAAATCATTAATACTACTAATAGTTGCTGCATTTGCACTAGTTCTAGCTGCTTGTGGAAGTGGTGGTAGTACTTCAGAAAGCACAAATGAAACAAATACAAATGAAACAAATACAAGTGGAACTACTACAGCTGAAACAACTGAAGGTAAAAAGTTAAATATCGCTGTTGATACAAGCTATGTTCCATTTTCTTATTTAGATAGCGCTTCTGGTGAATATACTGGTTTTGATATTGATATTATTAAAGCGCTTGCAGAAGAAGCTGGACTTGAATATGAAATAAGCCCAATGGACTTCAGCGGTATTATTCCTGCACTACAAACAAATAACATCGATGTAGGGATAGCTGCAATGACTATTAACGAAGAGCGTAAACAGGTTGTAGATTTTACTGATGGCTATTATGATTCAGGTTTATATGTATTAGTTCGTGAAGATGAAACAGAAATTAATAGTGTTGAAGATTTAGTAGGTAAAAAAGTTGCAACAAAACAAGGTACTGTAGGATATGATTACGCTGTTGCAATTGAAGGAGTAGGAGAAGTAACTCCATTCCCAAATATTGACCAAGCATATATGGAACTTGACAAAGATGCAACAGATGCTGTTATCTTCGATTCACCTAATATTGCTTACTATGCAGCGACAACTGGAGCAGGAAAAGTTAAAGTAGTGGGTGATTTACTAGAAGGACAAGAATTCGGTATTGCTTTCCCTAAAGGAAGCGAGTATCGAGATGTATTTAATGAAGCATTGAAAGCAATTAAAGAAAACGGTACTTACGACGAAATCTATACAAAATGGTTTGGCGAATCATCTAATTAA
- the tsaE gene encoding tRNA (adenosine(37)-N6)-threonylcarbamoyltransferase complex ATPase subunit type 1 TsaE produces MDYELNVQSLEDTNRIAHKLADLLEPQDVITLEGDLGAGKTTFTQSLAKGLGIARTVNSPTFTIMKQYEGRLSLNHLDVYRLADSDEDLGWDEIFYGDSVTVVEWAHLIEEYLPEERLSIVIKRIDENKRKFILKPIGKRYEELCKELLK; encoded by the coding sequence ATGGATTACGAATTAAATGTACAATCGTTAGAAGATACGAATCGCATTGCTCATAAACTAGCTGACTTGCTTGAACCCCAAGATGTAATTACTCTAGAGGGTGACCTAGGTGCAGGAAAAACAACATTTACACAATCGCTAGCAAAAGGTTTGGGAATAGCTCGTACAGTAAACAGTCCAACTTTTACAATTATGAAGCAATATGAGGGTAGACTGAGTTTAAATCACTTAGATGTATATCGACTAGCTGATAGTGATGAAGATTTAGGCTGGGATGAAATTTTCTATGGGGATAGTGTTACGGTCGTAGAATGGGCACATCTTATCGAAGAATATTTACCAGAGGAAAGATTATCAATTGTTATTAAAAGAATTGATGAAAATAAAAGAAAATTTATATTGAAACCAATTGGTAAACGATATGAAGAGTTATGTAAGGAGTTATTAAAATGA
- a CDS encoding amino acid ABC transporter ATP-binding protein, with protein MIEVKNLHKYFGNLEVLKGIDCTIDKGEVVSIIGPSGSGKSTFLRCLNLLEEVTKGQILINGKDITSKEIDINKMRTEIGMVFQQFNLFPHMNVIDNITLAPMKINKVSRNEAEKQAMELLRKVGLEQKAKEYPSKLSGGQKQRVAIARALAMNPEIMLFDEPTSALDPELVGEVLNVMKELAHEGMTMVIVTHEMGFARDVCDRVIFMDGGNIIEQGAPQEVFTNPKHERTRGFLSKILS; from the coding sequence ATTATTGAGGTAAAAAATCTACATAAATATTTTGGTAATTTAGAAGTTTTAAAGGGAATAGATTGCACTATTGATAAGGGTGAAGTGGTTTCAATAATTGGACCTTCCGGATCTGGTAAGAGTACATTTTTAAGATGTTTAAATCTACTAGAAGAAGTAACAAAAGGGCAAATACTAATTAATGGTAAAGATATTACATCAAAAGAAATAGATATTAATAAAATGCGTACCGAAATAGGAATGGTATTCCAACAGTTTAACTTATTTCCGCATATGAATGTTATTGACAATATTACATTAGCTCCAATGAAAATTAATAAAGTTTCCCGTAATGAAGCTGAAAAACAGGCAATGGAGCTATTACGTAAGGTTGGTTTAGAGCAAAAAGCAAAAGAGTACCCATCAAAACTATCAGGTGGTCAAAAGCAACGTGTTGCAATTGCTCGTGCTCTTGCTATGAACCCTGAAATTATGTTGTTCGATGAACCAACGTCCGCTTTAGATCCTGAATTAGTTGGAGAAGTTCTTAATGTAATGAAGGAACTTGCTCATGAGGGGATGACGATGGTTATCGTAACACATGAAATGGGATTCGCACGTGACGTATGTGATCGAGTAATTTTTATGGATGGTGGAAATATCATAGAGCAGGGTGCTCCTCAAGAAGTATTTACAAATCCAAAGCATGAACGTACACGAGGTTTCTTAAGCAAAATCTTATCATAG
- the rimI gene encoding ribosomal protein S18-alanine N-acetyltransferase, producing the protein MVIYRKMTEKDVQAVHAIELASFPTPWTLDSFYYEMKENNFAYYIVAETEPGNIIGFCGMWIVVDSAQITNVAVNDSVRGQGIGEGLMREAMRVAREHNVDVMTLEVRISNHVAKNLYRKLGFQDGGIRKGYYTDNQEDALVMWVNL; encoded by the coding sequence ATGGTCATTTATCGTAAAATGACTGAGAAGGATGTACAAGCAGTACATGCAATCGAACTTGCCTCTTTTCCAACACCATGGACGTTGGATTCCTTTTATTATGAAATGAAGGAAAATAACTTCGCTTATTACATTGTTGCAGAAACAGAACCTGGTAACATTATAGGTTTTTGTGGTATGTGGATTGTAGTGGATTCTGCTCAGATAACGAATGTTGCAGTAAACGATAGTGTGCGTGGACAAGGAATTGGTGAAGGCTTAATGCGAGAAGCAATGCGTGTTGCACGTGAACACAATGTAGATGTAATGACTTTAGAGGTTCGAATATCCAATCATGTTGCCAAAAATCTTTATCGGAAATTAGGATTCCAAGACGGAGGCATACGAAAAGGATATTATACAGATAATCAAGAAGATGCTCTTGTAATGTGGGTGAATTTATAA